A window of bacterium contains these coding sequences:
- a CDS encoding putative peptidoglycan glycosyltransferase FtsW: MPPSALTYRDERRPDYIVIFCAAFLIAFGVIMLSSASSDLGKTRFGDSYYYVKHQLLFGLTLGLVGFFAAAKTYYGLYQRAALPLFILSVIGILLIFTPLGFRAGGAERWINVGPITVQPAEILKLTLVIYIAAWLGGDARRPRTLWGGLVPFLAVLGLLGTILLAQSTTSAFVLLAATASVMYFASGARAIYLLLTAVLGIGTIVIVSYFSPYRWSRIMAYVNPEANLEDAGYHGNQARIAIGSGGLWGVGLGESTTKMKYLPEPIGDSVFAVIAEELGFVGSATVALLFGTLSMRTLLLSRRLQNRFGQLLLIGFGTIIGLQAFVNIGAISGLIPLTGMPLPFVSYGGTGIVVFLTMIGVITNISTYTN, from the coding sequence ATGCCTCCCTCCGCCCTCACATATCGCGACGAACGCCGACCGGATTACATTGTTATTTTTTGCGCCGCGTTCCTTATCGCGTTCGGCGTCATCATGCTCTCCAGCGCTTCTTCGGATCTGGGAAAAACGCGCTTCGGCGACAGTTACTACTATGTCAAACACCAACTGCTGTTCGGGTTGACGCTCGGACTGGTCGGTTTTTTTGCCGCCGCCAAAACATACTATGGGCTATATCAGCGCGCCGCCCTACCGCTGTTCATTCTGTCCGTTATCGGCATTTTGCTGATTTTTACGCCACTGGGTTTCCGCGCAGGAGGCGCGGAGCGCTGGATAAACGTGGGTCCAATCACGGTGCAACCCGCGGAGATATTGAAATTAACTCTCGTTATTTATATTGCAGCATGGCTCGGCGGTGACGCTCGTCGCCCAAGGACGCTTTGGGGCGGTCTTGTGCCGTTCCTCGCGGTGTTGGGACTCCTTGGGACAATACTGCTCGCGCAGTCCACGACAAGCGCGTTTGTACTGCTCGCGGCAACCGCGAGCGTGATGTATTTCGCGAGCGGCGCGCGTGCCATATATCTGCTGCTCACCGCGGTCCTCGGCATCGGCACCATTGTCATCGTGAGTTATTTTTCTCCATACCGATGGAGCCGCATCATGGCATATGTGAATCCCGAGGCGAACCTAGAGGATGCGGGCTACCACGGAAATCAGGCGCGCATCGCGATCGGCTCCGGGGGATTATGGGGCGTTGGGTTGGGCGAGTCAACCACAAAAATGAAATACCTCCCTGAACCGATCGGCGACTCGGTATTCGCGGTCATCGCCGAGGAGCTCGGTTTTGTCGGAAGCGCGACCGTGGCGTTGCTCTTCGGCACACTAAGCATGCGGACACTGCTCCTTTCGCGCAGATTGCAGAATCGTTTCGGTCAACTCCTGCTCATCGGATTCGGCACCATCATCGGACTCCAGGCGTTTGTAAATATCGGCGCCATTTCAGGGCTTATACCGTTAACCGGA